A single genomic interval of Flavobacteriales bacterium harbors:
- the asnB gene encoding asparagine synthase (glutamine-hydrolyzing) has product MCGIAGTYHLGHGAAPADDRIRAALACIAHRGPDDEGVHRAGRAMLGHRRLSIIDTSAAGHQPFTDTGGRYTIVFNGEVFNFNELRASLKAQGHRFKSRTDTEVALRLFVLKGPAFLHDLNGFFALAIHDAQEGSLFLARDRFGVKPLLWCHHGDTLLFGSELGAVLALGAPRRLDRVSLRTYFTHYYIPAPHTILEGVHKLRPGHALTADAQGVRVERWYNAESAAAGTPVPGDPARRLRELLDDAVRIRLVSDVPVGTFLSGGLDSSIVSALAKQHKPDLRTFSIGYTEAYYDETPYAEAVARHLGTDHTTFTLGHDDLAASYDGLLAALDEPFADQSALPSYVLNARTRQQVTVALSGDGADEVFGGYRKHQAELRVRTPGAMERLALLGAPLWKVLPRSRNHPIADKVRQLDRFARSAALSADERYLLLAAWDEELDAAALLHPVADEAAFALRRAAITAPLATHRDLNGLLWADLHTVLPDDMLRKVDITSMAHALEVRTPFLDRRVVELAFALPAGAKFRKGSGKHLLREAFGDLLPRGTLARAKRGFEVPLTPLLKGPLSERVEACRDAELLRSAGLEPGAVERVLDRFHGPSPGSSQATVHALIVYLTWWRRHMA; this is encoded by the coding sequence ATGTGCGGCATCGCCGGTACCTACCACCTCGGCCACGGGGCGGCCCCGGCCGATGACCGCATCCGGGCCGCCCTGGCGTGCATCGCGCACCGCGGCCCGGATGATGAGGGGGTGCATCGCGCCGGTCGCGCCATGCTCGGTCATCGCCGGCTCAGCATCATCGACACCTCGGCCGCAGGGCACCAGCCCTTCACGGACACAGGCGGCCGGTACACCATCGTCTTCAACGGCGAGGTGTTCAACTTCAACGAGCTCCGCGCCTCGCTGAAGGCCCAGGGCCATCGCTTCAAGAGCCGCACCGACACCGAGGTGGCCCTACGCCTGTTCGTCCTGAAGGGTCCGGCCTTCCTGCACGACCTCAACGGCTTCTTCGCCCTGGCCATCCATGATGCGCAGGAGGGCTCGCTCTTCCTGGCCCGCGACCGTTTCGGCGTGAAGCCCCTGCTCTGGTGCCATCATGGCGATACGCTCCTGTTCGGGAGCGAATTGGGCGCCGTCCTCGCCCTGGGTGCTCCGCGACGCCTGGACCGGGTGTCGCTGCGCACCTACTTCACCCATTACTACATCCCCGCGCCGCACACCATCCTGGAGGGCGTGCACAAGCTGCGGCCGGGCCATGCCCTGACAGCGGATGCGCAAGGCGTCCGCGTGGAGCGTTGGTACAATGCGGAGTCCGCCGCGGCGGGCACCCCCGTGCCCGGAGACCCTGCGCGGCGGTTGCGCGAGCTCCTGGATGATGCCGTGCGGATCCGGTTGGTGAGCGATGTGCCCGTGGGCACCTTCCTCAGCGGCGGGCTGGACAGCAGCATCGTGAGCGCGCTGGCCAAACAGCACAAACCCGACCTGCGCACCTTCAGCATCGGGTACACGGAAGCCTACTACGACGAGACCCCGTACGCCGAGGCCGTGGCGCGCCACCTGGGCACCGACCACACCACCTTCACGCTGGGGCACGACGACCTGGCCGCCAGCTATGACGGTCTTCTGGCCGCGCTGGACGAGCCCTTCGCGGACCAGAGCGCCCTGCCCAGCTACGTGCTGAACGCCCGCACCCGGCAGCAGGTGACCGTGGCGCTGAGCGGCGATGGTGCGGACGAGGTGTTCGGCGGCTACCGGAAGCACCAGGCCGAACTGCGGGTGCGCACGCCCGGAGCCATGGAGCGCCTGGCCCTGCTGGGAGCGCCCTTGTGGAAGGTCCTGCCCCGCTCGCGCAACCACCCGATCGCCGACAAGGTGCGCCAGCTCGACCGCTTCGCCCGGAGCGCGGCGTTGAGCGCGGATGAGCGGTACCTGCTGCTGGCCGCATGGGATGAGGAGCTCGACGCCGCGGCGCTGCTCCACCCGGTAGCGGACGAGGCCGCCTTCGCGCTCCGCCGGGCGGCCATCACAGCCCCCCTGGCCACGCACCGCGACCTCAACGGCCTGTTGTGGGCCGACCTTCACACGGTGCTGCCGGACGACATGCTGCGCAAGGTGGACATCACCAGCATGGCCCACGCCCTCGAGGTGCGCACCCCGTTCCTGGACCGGCGGGTGGTGGAACTGGCCTTTGCCCTGCCGGCCGGCGCCAAATTCCGCAAGGGCTCCGGCAAGCACCTGCTCCGGGAGGCCTTCGGCGATCTGCTGCCGCGGGGCACACTGGCCAGGGCCAAGCGCGGATTCGAAGTGCCGCTCACCCCCCTGTTGAAAGGCCCGCTGTCGGAGCGCGTGGAGGCCTGCCGGGATGCGGAGCTGCTGCGCTCCGCAGGCCTGGAACCCGGCGCGGTGGAGCGGGTGCTCGACCGGTTCCACGGCCCTTCGCCCGGAAGTTCTCAGGCAACCGTGCATGCCCTCATCGTCTATCTCACGTGGTGGCGTCGGCACATGGCCTGA